Proteins encoded together in one Microplitis mediator isolate UGA2020A chromosome 7, iyMicMedi2.1, whole genome shotgun sequence window:
- the LOC130672055 gene encoding dehydrodolichyl diphosphate synthase complex subunit DHDDS has product MSWMRENTLNCLQSCAVKVIKSGHVPRHVAFIMDGNRRYASKKNYNSFIQGHTEGFDKLAETLQWCLDLGVKEVTVYAFSIENFKRSKEEVDELMTLAENKFQKLLDEREKLMEHGVRICVIGNLTLIPENVRKLMDEAVLITKDNSKALLNVAFAYTSRDEIVETIKVMAEKVSSSQVLPDDIDEKLFSEHMYTRQSSDPDLIIRTSGEVRFSDFLLWQFSYSYIYFSKSFWPEFNIWDFLTAIFYYQRNADELQRLRCYGETENKV; this is encoded by the coding sequence ATGTCATGGATGCGGGAGAACACTTTGAACTGTTTGCAATCATGTGCAGTGAAAGTTATCAAAAGTGGACACGTACCTCGACATGTTGCTTTTATAATGGACGGGAACAGGCGATACGCaagtaagaaaaattacaacaGTTTTATCCAAGGCCACACTGAAGGGTTTGATAAATTAGCGGAAACTCTGCAGTGGTGTCTGGATCTTGGAGTGAAGGAAGTGACAGTCTACGCATTCAGCATCGAGAACTTCAAGCGAAGCAAAGAGGAAGTGGACGAGCTGATGACGTTGGCTGAGAACAAGTTCCAGAAGCTGCTGGACGAGCGGGAGAAACTTATGGAGCATGGGGTCAGGATTTGCGTCATTGGAAACCTGACCCTGATACCGGAGAACGTGAGGAAGCTCATGGACGAAGCAGTATTAATTACCAAAGACAATTCCAAGGCTCTGCTGAACGTCGCCTTTGCATACACGTCCAGGGATGAAATCGTCGAAACCATAAAAGTGATGGCAGAAAAAGTTTCCAGCAGCCAAGTGCTTCCTGATGACATTGATGAGAAATTATTTTCGGAGCACATGTACACCAGACAGTCCTCCGATCCTGATTTAATCATTCGTACCTCGGGTGAAGTGAGATTCAGTGACTTTCTTCTCTGGCAGTTTAGTTActcgtatatatatttttctaaatcgTTTTGGCCTGAGTTTAATATATGGGATTTTTTGACTGcgattttttattaccagCGAAACGCTGATGAGTTACAAAGACTTCGATGTTACG